The Mercurialis annua linkage group LG7, ddMerAnnu1.2, whole genome shotgun sequence genome includes the window CCTATATGCTCTTATAACAAATTTCTTCTTCAGTCCCCTAAGCGTTACATGCTCTTAACAAAAACCCccagaaaaacaaaattattatactGAACCGTGCCGTTTCAACAAAAATGCGCTCGAAAGCCCTAATTAGGCTCGTCACCGTCGCAACTTCAAACCCCATTTCTCGCCCTCTTTGCACCGCCGCTGCGGCGACCGGAACCCAGAAACTCGAGCGCATAGCCGATCAACTACTAGACCTCACAAAGATCGAGAGACACGACTATGGCATTCTCTTCCGCCACAAAATGGGTCTCCATCGCTACGGTCCTGCAATCTCCGCGACCGGCTTGTCCGGATCATCTGGACCCGGATCCGGGTCTGCAGATGCGAAACCAGCCGCTGCGGAGAAGACGGCATTCGATATAAAGCTGGAGAAGTTCGAGGCGGCGGCGAAAATAAAGATTATTAAAGAAGTGAGATCGTTTACTGATTTGGGTTTGAAGGAAGCTAAAGATTTAGTTGAGAAAGCGCCTGTTGTTTTGAAGAAGGGTGTTACTAAAGATGAGGCTAATCCAATTCTTGAGAAGCTTAAAGAATTGGGTGCTACTGTGGTTCTTGAATGAATGAattcttgattttgtttttgtaatttttgtgtttttagtgtagaattaaaaataatatagttttgaGTACAATTGACCAATTAATGATTCAAAAGTTTCTTGAAATTGTGTTTCtttcttttgaaattatttatgTTGCTAAACTTGTTGATTTGAAGGTTCTTTGATGTCAATGTTTCCCATGTCGGAATTCATTTCGGAATTGTATggaaacttcaattttaacataCGAACGGAACACTAAAAGAATGTCGTTCGCCATTTCATTGTGTCcgtgtccgtgtccgtgctacctagttgATAGCTAGCCATTTCATTGTGTCTGTGTCCATGCTACCTAGTTGATAGCTAGTTGTTGATtctgtgtccgtgctacctagttgATAGCTAGTTGTTGATTCGCTTTGATGGCTACTAGTTGATTATGAGTGAGGAATGAACTTTTACTTCTAGAAATTGTAAAGAACTTGAATTTCTTGATTCTTGAAGGATTACAGCTTGCTAGTACAGGAATGAGTTCATTTTGACAGGTGGAGAACTTGGTAAAACTATGACTATCTTCAAGAACTGAGCATCtcaaaatgagtttaaatttgcTATGAGATTATCCACTTCGCCCCCTTCTTGTAAAGATCGACATCTTGCAACATATCAACTGAAAGAAGATTGACGTCTGGTAATTTATCAGTTGAAAATTGCCGGCATAGGATTTAGAATTTAGAGTTTATGATTTATAGTTATAATTCTA containing:
- the LOC126656139 gene encoding uncharacterized protein LOC126656139; the protein is MRSKALIRLVTVATSNPISRPLCTAAAATGTQKLERIADQLLDLTKIERHDYGILFRHKMGLHRYGPAISATGLSGSSGPGSGSADAKPAAAEKTAFDIKLEKFEAAAKIKIIKEVRSFTDLGLKEAKDLVEKAPVVLKKGVTKDEANPILEKLKELGATVVLE